In one Echinicola marina genomic region, the following are encoded:
- a CDS encoding aminotransferase-like domain-containing protein — translation MVPKLFHQLRLHDHEKYSLQIEEFIKRQIQKGILKEDFPMPSGRELAIFLSVHRKTVMKAYERLTAQGYLYVVERVGFYVGSKSSGPGHFEKPSKAVSLSEDFPDISLSPVRDLAQSYRRYFWTGRKHDKHLIQSQGYPPFESTLHQFLVQERGISCTREEFYFSHGHYTLLFLIIYSLFPNGGTIVLEEPGDPRALEILRQAGMNCLFVKVDGKGMKTEHLEQLCSQRRVDAVLINSRCQYPTTTFLSHDRRKTLTSLSYIEGFYILECDYDHEFIYSREVPIPLRAEYPSGKLIYMTSLSKMMPSLYLMDILVAPKPVISKVRSILQNQRNVILEQSVNELVKTGVIRLYAEKLKRRYRKRRDELHGVLSAKEGMYYHLPESGLAFWLEFSRFLDLEKLMGSISTKGFFLQNPSVFYASGYPGNTLRLGFGKMNREHLKEFLELM, via the coding sequence ATGGTACCCAAACTTTTCCATCAGCTCAGATTACATGACCACGAAAAATATTCCCTGCAGATTGAGGAATTTATAAAGCGTCAGATACAAAAGGGAATATTAAAGGAAGATTTTCCTATGCCCTCGGGCAGGGAGTTGGCTATATTTCTATCGGTTCACCGAAAGACCGTTATGAAAGCCTATGAACGGCTTACGGCACAAGGCTACCTCTATGTAGTAGAAAGAGTGGGCTTCTATGTAGGCAGCAAAAGCAGCGGCCCGGGCCACTTTGAGAAGCCCAGCAAGGCTGTGAGCTTAAGCGAGGACTTCCCGGATATTTCTCTTAGTCCGGTAAGAGACCTTGCGCAGTCCTACCGCAGGTATTTTTGGACAGGCCGCAAACACGATAAACATCTAATCCAGTCGCAGGGATATCCCCCATTTGAAAGTACCCTTCATCAATTCCTGGTACAAGAAAGGGGTATCAGCTGTACAAGGGAGGAATTCTACTTCTCCCATGGTCACTATACACTTTTGTTTTTGATAATCTATTCCCTCTTTCCCAATGGTGGCACCATAGTGCTGGAAGAGCCGGGAGATCCGAGAGCATTGGAAATTTTAAGACAAGCCGGAATGAATTGCCTTTTTGTTAAAGTAGATGGGAAAGGCATGAAAACCGAACATCTGGAACAGCTATGCTCCCAAAGGAGGGTTGATGCGGTACTGATAAACTCCCGCTGCCAGTACCCCACTACCACGTTTCTTTCACATGACCGGAGAAAGACCCTAACATCACTATCCTATATAGAAGGTTTTTATATCCTCGAATGCGATTACGACCATGAGTTTATCTATAGCAGGGAAGTTCCTATTCCATTAAGGGCAGAATATCCTTCCGGGAAGTTAATTTATATGACCTCACTAAGTAAAATGATGCCCTCCCTGTACCTGATGGATATTTTGGTTGCTCCAAAGCCGGTAATCTCAAAGGTCCGCAGTATTCTACAAAATCAAAGGAATGTGATATTGGAGCAATCGGTCAATGAACTGGTAAAAACCGGAGTCATTCGGTTGTATGCCGAGAAGCTCAAAAGAAGATACCGGAAAAGGAGAGATGAGCTGCATGGTGTTTTATCAGCCAAAGAGGGCATGTACTATCACTTGCCCGAATCAGGCCTGGCTTTTTGGTTGGAGTTCTCCCGTTTCCTGGACCTGGAAAAGCTTATGGGGAGTATCAGCACCAAGGGCTTTTTTCTTCAGAACCCTTCTGTGTTTTACGCAAGTGGATACCCTGGCAATACCCTTCGGCTTGGCTTTGGCAAAATGAACAGGGAGCACTTAAAAGAATTTCTGGAATTAATGTGA
- a CDS encoding T9SS type A sorting domain-containing protein, which yields MKIIYVLFSLLLGTSLFGQTQFMEDLISRYDNLEPYVDSGILIDRNPQSLLAGPSNYSPLKFDGSPGSYEANNKKFEDLYELFYYASYNSIGLFNFHPDEYKDRLELAMYGTKLSDVSFEQSNNLNPISDFVMGSLLINYEEITSMAWDSSYIAFDTVSEKYFLNTELHLSDTVYTDSTDLDQYMVMDTTAYRSVQETIDRSFQNRFLFVLGALNDLSYVSTTQVTFSFPPELFISNQASLSNFKIDFGDGNGYRSLPSQTVTITYPDFGTYTVKMILHDNCIPVECLSAKTKITLVELKQGEPDDTWFLPQDLYPECHVSIEEGIGIGRADIFYRDGAGSEEYLRKPLILVEGFESARTESRDNDKCDGGGCGGNNWQSFTTGEFKYGDLPQLAKAPVMIDSLLANGYDVIYFDIKSNRRQIEKNGNLLINLIQKVNQELKQNSSQEEIVVVAASMGSLIGRYAIRKIEMFNCCHNVRTYLSFDGPHRGANIPLGLQEFVYALGDDLNALGKGDPAKETYDRVLNSDAARQMLVYHRDPTAAAERQNFKNLLSSMGMPQNCRRVAVINGSERGLGQYEGVYDPLGNNHFLHENEPILELVISAEAPVAVPDVVKPVLSIASVLGTPSSGGIFPLLYAKAYTIGNTTGTTLNQVELERGRDFNANLLAFGLQFTQWLIGTTAFILNLIAHGVAFIAALAAALGACIVCPFIAWSKIKTSAIIAGTWTAILVTLLQIHQDQNPNSDYTVFSDHHTLPYDNAPGSNTSTPKDIAELSDGLANAYFPHHSFMASVSALDIDTNELFINISDLSPLATGLTTFDSYYAPIDTLNPEVSPNEMHVEITDANIAWTLSELKSSQYGLNDPGNPKFKQLSEYYNFARPNDLKLPFEKFIKNVHIVSNGSLNVNNYGDISYQGSNVLPSQYSHFVLKTDEAFCDSIVVRIKNGGEFNIGDNNYSTSGASNSAEMYFRSGSKLIVENGGTLRIHDNSILVIENGADIILHPGANIILDRSNSILEIQGKLILKQNTVFSPSGNGFVRFNQGMTMGTANQFIVCEGNNEMHFTGNGKNNKRLEIASNTFFTSALDYVKIENVKVELNPSKFLGVHAPFKTWYSKYTRVGNNSYHNGLRIYGQSLMDIRYCDFEYGENGLSAILSTYGNPLNIWWCTFSNCSYGLKTQGKRTEIRHSSFLNNSTGWLALDKDGMCISFKNNFEYNTNGIDFIGQEGSGLKLSHSTFDNNSNDGARASGTNLWSFCCSYTDNGTGLYLNNSFGWLNNHSQNNFDNTLDIFLAGAEGLNVNYGYNTFEGTSYIEGDFSSNAASSLYYDAQNDKYYLEVKNNLMPAGGTIVPVDITIDGNPVGLRDWGTPAAYPTACENMEIETPSTIPDELETEIIIPDEGGNRILNEALIYAVGFIESQDIENADDNLTAMQILRTTMNHVKEVARYGSSEPNNIQLPLLTTQEQRVMDLAFDFYMLALSNAYRFEVLEPNRAESEQSVPMEIDYIIDEAEFRLEYQAPDASDPYLMEFHYNLAQSHAFRIGEYYDYALNKLIDAQQWAEGRELEIAEYWQCVYEAEADLILENIDAEQFLDMIMNCRLTAPAYKKSPSPHGSTGVDVGDIIYSEGDDKDEITLTLQPNPTRSLSTLSVHGSHPEMTIQVYSNTGALVHRGMIEENQKEYLLNLDVKPGVYHVHISYRGKNEVIKWIIAK from the coding sequence ATGAAAATCATCTATGTACTTTTTAGTTTACTGCTGGGAACATCCCTTTTCGGACAAACCCAGTTTATGGAAGATTTAATTTCCAGGTACGACAATTTGGAGCCTTATGTGGATTCCGGAATTTTGATAGACAGAAATCCTCAATCACTTCTTGCAGGTCCCTCTAATTATAGCCCTTTGAAGTTTGATGGAAGTCCAGGCAGCTACGAAGCGAATAACAAGAAATTTGAAGATTTATATGAGCTATTCTATTATGCTTCATATAATTCCATTGGGCTATTTAATTTCCATCCTGACGAATATAAAGATAGACTGGAGCTCGCCATGTATGGAACTAAATTAAGTGATGTCTCTTTTGAGCAGTCTAACAATCTAAATCCCATTTCTGATTTTGTAATGGGTTCATTACTGATAAATTATGAAGAAATTACTTCAATGGCTTGGGACAGTAGTTATATTGCCTTCGACACAGTGTCAGAAAAGTATTTTTTAAATACAGAATTACATCTCTCAGATACCGTGTACACAGACTCTACGGATCTGGATCAATACATGGTGATGGACACAACTGCATATAGAAGTGTCCAAGAGACAATAGATCGTTCTTTTCAAAATCGTTTTTTATTTGTTTTAGGCGCCTTGAACGACTTGTCCTATGTGTCCACTACCCAAGTTACCTTCAGTTTTCCTCCGGAATTATTTATATCCAATCAAGCGTCTCTTTCAAATTTTAAGATTGACTTTGGAGACGGGAATGGCTATAGATCCTTACCCAGTCAAACTGTCACAATTACCTACCCGGACTTTGGTACATACACAGTGAAAATGATTCTCCATGACAACTGCATTCCTGTGGAATGTCTTTCAGCCAAAACCAAAATTACCTTGGTAGAACTTAAACAAGGGGAACCTGATGATACCTGGTTTCTGCCCCAGGATCTTTATCCCGAATGTCATGTATCCATAGAAGAAGGAATTGGAATAGGTAGGGCGGATATCTTTTACAGGGATGGAGCTGGATCTGAGGAATACTTAAGGAAACCATTAATACTGGTAGAAGGATTTGAATCAGCCAGAACGGAAAGCAGAGATAATGATAAGTGCGATGGAGGTGGATGTGGAGGAAATAATTGGCAAAGCTTTACTACAGGTGAGTTTAAATATGGAGATCTGCCACAATTGGCAAAGGCTCCAGTCATGATTGATTCCTTACTTGCCAATGGGTATGATGTAATTTACTTTGATATTAAGTCCAACCGAAGGCAGATCGAGAAAAACGGCAACCTTCTTATAAATCTCATTCAGAAGGTTAATCAAGAATTAAAACAAAATAGTTCACAGGAAGAGATTGTTGTTGTAGCAGCAAGCATGGGATCATTGATTGGGAGATATGCAATCCGCAAAATAGAAATGTTTAATTGCTGCCACAATGTAAGAACCTATTTATCTTTTGACGGCCCACATAGAGGAGCCAATATTCCACTAGGCTTGCAAGAATTCGTTTATGCCTTGGGAGATGATCTGAATGCTTTGGGAAAGGGAGATCCAGCTAAAGAAACCTATGATAGGGTATTGAACAGCGATGCGGCAAGACAAATGCTGGTCTATCACAGAGACCCTACAGCAGCAGCCGAAAGGCAAAATTTTAAGAACCTGTTAAGCTCAATGGGAATGCCCCAAAATTGCAGGAGAGTTGCTGTTATTAATGGTAGCGAAAGAGGATTGGGACAGTACGAAGGAGTTTATGATCCATTAGGCAACAATCACTTCCTACATGAAAACGAACCCATTTTAGAGCTTGTTATCAGTGCAGAAGCGCCTGTAGCTGTTCCGGATGTTGTAAAACCTGTATTATCAATAGCCTCGGTATTGGGAACACCTTCCTCAGGAGGAATATTTCCTTTATTATATGCTAAAGCATACACTATAGGGAATACCACAGGCACAACCTTAAACCAGGTTGAATTAGAACGTGGCCGAGATTTTAATGCGAATTTGCTTGCCTTTGGATTACAATTTACTCAATGGTTGATAGGAACCACCGCATTTATTCTTAATTTAATTGCCCATGGCGTAGCCTTCATAGCAGCACTTGCGGCTGCTTTAGGTGCTTGTATTGTTTGTCCTTTTATAGCATGGTCAAAAATAAAAACGAGTGCTATTATTGCTGGAACATGGACTGCGATTCTTGTAACTTTACTTCAAATTCATCAAGACCAAAATCCTAATTCTGATTATACCGTCTTTTCTGATCATCATACCCTTCCATATGATAATGCTCCGGGCAGTAACACTTCAACACCTAAAGATATTGCTGAATTAAGCGACGGGCTTGCCAATGCCTACTTTCCACACCATTCATTCATGGCAAGTGTATCAGCGTTGGATATTGATACCAATGAGTTATTTATTAATATCTCTGACCTTAGTCCTCTTGCAACGGGATTAACAACTTTTGACTCATATTATGCGCCTATTGATACTCTGAATCCCGAGGTATCTCCAAATGAAATGCATGTGGAAATTACAGATGCAAATATTGCGTGGACCCTTAGTGAGTTAAAGTCAAGTCAATATGGTCTGAATGATCCTGGAAATCCCAAATTCAAACAATTAAGCGAGTATTACAATTTCGCACGACCAAATGATTTGAAGCTTCCTTTTGAAAAGTTTATCAAAAATGTTCATATTGTCTCAAATGGCAGCTTAAATGTCAACAACTATGGAGACATTAGTTATCAAGGTAGTAATGTATTGCCGTCACAATACTCACATTTTGTTTTAAAAACAGATGAAGCCTTCTGTGACTCAATTGTTGTTAGAATAAAAAATGGAGGGGAGTTCAATATAGGTGACAATAACTATAGTACTTCGGGCGCGTCAAATTCAGCGGAAATGTATTTCAGATCAGGGAGTAAGTTAATTGTGGAGAATGGGGGAACGCTTCGTATCCATGACAATTCTATTTTAGTAATAGAAAATGGTGCGGATATAATTCTTCATCCTGGCGCAAACATAATACTTGACCGAAGTAATTCAATTTTGGAAATACAAGGGAAACTTATTTTGAAACAAAATACCGTTTTCTCACCATCCGGTAATGGTTTTGTGCGGTTTAACCAAGGTATGACAATGGGCACAGCCAATCAGTTTATAGTGTGTGAAGGAAATAATGAAATGCACTTTACCGGTAATGGAAAAAATAATAAAAGGCTTGAAATTGCTTCCAATACATTTTTCACCTCTGCACTGGACTATGTCAAGATTGAAAATGTAAAAGTAGAATTGAATCCAAGTAAATTTCTTGGAGTTCATGCTCCCTTTAAAACCTGGTATTCCAAATATACAAGGGTGGGGAATAATAGCTATCACAATGGCCTTCGGATTTATGGCCAAAGTTTGATGGATATACGTTATTGTGATTTTGAATATGGAGAGAATGGTTTATCTGCCATACTTTCAACATACGGCAATCCCCTGAACATTTGGTGGTGCACTTTTAGTAATTGTAGTTATGGACTTAAGACACAAGGGAAAAGGACAGAAATTCGCCATAGTTCATTCCTAAATAATAGTACTGGCTGGTTAGCTCTTGATAAAGATGGTATGTGTATCTCGTTCAAGAATAATTTTGAATACAACACTAATGGTATAGATTTTATAGGGCAGGAAGGCTCTGGATTAAAGCTATCGCACTCTACCTTTGATAATAATTCAAATGACGGTGCAAGAGCAAGTGGTACTAATCTTTGGTCATTCTGTTGCAGCTATACAGATAACGGAACGGGATTATATCTTAACAATTCCTTTGGTTGGTTAAATAATCATTCGCAAAATAACTTTGACAATACCCTTGATATATTTTTAGCAGGTGCCGAAGGTCTTAACGTTAATTACGGCTACAATACTTTTGAAGGAACCTCTTACATAGAAGGTGATTTTTCCTCAAATGCCGCTTCTTCACTGTATTATGACGCACAGAATGACAAGTATTACCTTGAAGTAAAAAATAATCTGATGCCGGCTGGAGGCACCATAGTGCCGGTAGATATTACAATAGATGGGAATCCTGTTGGACTCAGAGATTGGGGAACACCGGCTGCATATCCAACTGCTTGTGAGAATATGGAAATTGAGACACCCTCAACAATTCCGGATGAACTGGAAACAGAGATTATCATACCGGATGAAGGAGGAAACCGTATTCTTAACGAGGCATTGATCTATGCAGTCGGATTCATCGAATCCCAGGATATAGAGAATGCTGATGACAACCTGACGGCTATGCAGATACTGAGAACCACCATGAACCATGTGAAGGAAGTGGCTCGATACGGTTCTTCCGAGCCCAACAACATTCAATTACCACTGCTAACTACCCAGGAACAGCGTGTTATGGATTTGGCGTTTGACTTTTATATGTTGGCGCTTTCCAATGCTTATAGATTTGAAGTACTAGAACCGAACAGGGCGGAATCCGAGCAGTCTGTTCCTATGGAAATTGATTATATCATTGATGAAGCGGAATTCCGGTTGGAATATCAGGCTCCCGATGCATCTGATCCTTACCTGATGGAATTCCATTATAACCTTGCCCAGTCCCATGCCTTCCGTATTGGTGAGTATTATGACTATGCGCTGAATAAGCTTATTGATGCGCAACAGTGGGCGGAAGGGAGAGAACTGGAAATTGCCGAGTACTGGCAGTGCGTTTATGAAGCAGAAGCCGATCTCATACTGGAGAATATTGATGCGGAACAGTTCCTCGACATGATAATGAACTGTCGTTTGACCGCTCCTGCTTATAAGAAGTCCCCGTCTCCGCATGGTTCCACAGGTGTTGATGTAGGAGATATTATCTATAGTGAAGGTGATGATAAGGATGAAATAACCTTAACGCTCCAACCTAATCCAACCCGAAGTTTATCGACATTGTCGGTACATGGAAGTCATCCTGAAATGACTATTCAGGTCTACTCTAATACAGGGGCTCTTGTTCATCGTGGCATGATCGAAGAGAATCAAAAAGAGTATCTCTTAAACCTGGATGTTAAACCGGGCGTTTATCATGTTCATATATCATACAGAGGTAAAAATGAAGT